AAGGTGGAGGTTCGAGTAGGAGAACAGGCCCGGCTACACTGTGAGTTCAGGAGCAGCTGTGTCCCTGTGGCCTGCTGCTGGATTTACAAAAAAGGCAAGGTAATAATAACAGAGTCCCAATGGTTGTAAGTATTGTTTGATCCATTGCTTTATATTCTCACTTAGAAATTCAGTGCCAGTAAAGGCTTATGTACTTCCACCTTGCCTCGTCATCAGGTGGTGGTAGGAGGGCCAAGGATGTCTGTGTGGAGCAGTGACAAACAAAGCGGTGTGGAGATCTCTCAGGCCCGTCAGGATGACACAGGCTCGTACACCGTCATAGTGCGAAACAGAAAAGGCTCTGCCCAGCATACCGTCTCCCTCAGTGTTATAGGTAAGACTCTCTTTTGTCTACAGTTcagtatttaaatattgtagAATTCTCCAGTGGCTTGAGATGATGCAACTCTGGTATTTGTTGTCCCTTAAATGCATGCTCACATTAGTCCGGCTATCACCAGACCCAGCTCAATCTTTTAAGATTGAACATTAGTCTGGGGAGCccgctctgtattttctctgcacaagaggcgtgatcAACGGGcacagttcaaatgactctgtacgcaattggatagtcaaccaaacttcaaccaatcagaccaacgatccgggtgacgtatTTTGCAGACAGCGGCATCAACAGGTTGCTGCCACGGATGTGTTAAGAGAACACATGTTGAATGtaacaaaaagctgcttgccGTCGCTTCTCtactgtcattgtgttaaacccacCGAGGTGCGCTAGGTGGATAAGGCactttgtgattggttccccaCAGACTTTTAATGTAAGCAGAATAGGAAAATGTACAGGTTTCCAAACCGAGCAGCAGGGTGAAATCAATTTGCTGGCAGATTGGGTGGGGTTTACCCAGTTTACGATTGCTCACAAGTGAAATAGGAAAATGCTACAAAAGCATGAAATTTTGTTACCTATCAGTGACTTAAAATTGCTTCATGTCTTGGCATATGTGTAAAGGTATTTTGTTGAATTTCTACTCAGACCGCCCTGACCCACCAGCATCCCAGCCTGTAGTTTCCAAGCTGTCCACTCAGTCTCTGGTCCTGTCCTGGACGGGCCCCAGCTACGACGGAGGCACAGCAGTGTTGGGCTACAACGTGGAGGTCAGACAAGAGGGCCAGGACAAGCCTGAGACCTGGAGTGAAGTAACAAATTGTTGCAAAAGCACAACCCACCACATCCATTCAGGCCTGGAACCTCTGGGGCAGTACCGCTTCCGTGTCAGAGCCTACAACTCAGCAGGGGTCAGCGAACCAAGCCAGGAGTCTGAGTGTGTCAAGATGGCTACTTCAAGTATGCTAGATTTGTAACAATGTTTGAGAAGAGGAtgtgaaatgtatttgtcaGAAGGGGCTTCATCAtatgtgtcttttttgtgtcagaggaaaaaaagaaggaagagtCCGAGTCGTACATAACAGTGACCATTGACACCCAACACAAGGCCAAGGACCACTACAATGTGCATGAGAGGCTGGGAGTgtaagcatttatttaaaaccaactttattctcatgtactgtatgttaccAATGAGTAAATTGGAAACAGCAAAGTTGTGATGCCTCTTATTTGTTTTGCCAGTGGAAAGTTTGGCCAGGTGTTCCTGATGACCCACAAAGACACGGGTCAGAAAGTTGCTGGAAAGTTCTACCGAGCCCGGACATCCAAGGAGAGGACGGCAGCTCGCAAAGAGATCCAACTAATGAACCGTCTTCACCACCCAAAACTGGTCCAGTGTCTGGCTGCCTACGAAACACGCTCTGAGATGGTCATGGTCATGGAGTAGTAAGTAATTGTGGAATGGAAAGTTTCTACTGCTAACCAGGGCAAAGCCAGAAGCGATTTCTCTATTTTTCACTAATGGCAAAGCAGGAAGTGTAGGGAAGCCCTGGTTTCACGTCATGACATCATTGATGATGTGAAACCAGGTGAGAGACACTAGTGGTATTAGATGGATactagatgttttttttaacagtgataCAAGGTTTTTGAGGAATGAGATTTAGCATGACTGGTGaagtttatacaaaaaaaaatctcaactCAAACCATTGAAATCATAAAGTTACAGCAAACCACATGGGGAgacatgtaaaaaacattaaaagtatgATTTGAgggatactgtatgtgtcttttgTGTAAAGTATTGTTTGTAGATTGTAATTTAGATGCTTGTTGGTCAAAACTAACAAAGCAATTAGACTCCAGGATTACATTTGGATAGTCTAGATTATCTTCAACTAACAAATCTCCAGATTAGCCGATTGACTTAATACTGGCGCATTTACACAAATGATTAAAGTGCATTGttctaatcaaataaataaatctacaaaaaatgtttacaaataCTGCTTATCACTGCTTGGACCGGAGCTGCAGTAGTTTTTGAAGCATGTACCTGAATGGTGTTACTTGTCTGCCCAGTATTGAAGGTGGGGAACTCTTTGAACGCATCGTGGATGACAACTTTGAGCACACGGAGCCCACCAGTGCCCACTACATACATCAGATCGTGGAAGGCATGCAGTATGTTCACAAGCAGAATATTGTCCACCTAGACCTCAAACCAGAGAACATCATCTGTATGGATGCAACTGGTACACGTATCAAGATCATCGACTTTGGCTTGGCTCGT
This sequence is a window from Etheostoma cragini isolate CJK2018 chromosome 21, CSU_Ecrag_1.0, whole genome shotgun sequence. Protein-coding genes within it:
- the LOC117936491 gene encoding myosin light chain kinase, smooth muscle-like isoform X4, with the translated sequence MSVWSSDKQSGVEISQARQDDTGSYTVIVRNRKGSAQHTVSLSVIDRPDPPASQPVVSKLSTQSLVLSWTGPSYDGGTAVLGYNVEVRQEGQDKPETWSEVTNCCKSTTHHIHSGLEPLGQYRFRVRAYNSAGVSEPSQESECVKMATSKEKKKEESESYITVTIDTQHKAKDHYNVHERLGVGKFGQVFLMTHKDTGQKVAGKFYRARTSKERTAARKEIQLMNRLHHPKLVQCLAAYETRSEMVMVMEYIEGGELFERIVDDNFEHTEPTSAHYIHQIVEGMQYVHKQNIVHLDLKPENIICMDATGTRIKIIDFGLARELEEGKPLQVMHGTPEFVAPEVINYESVGLETDMWSIGVICFVLLSGESPFQGNNDAETLALVTAATFEFDEESFEDISDQAKDFISSLLKKDRRCRLSCTEALAHHWMASFTPLNHRPSKSLKKEKMRRFLAKRKWKKTGKAVLALKRMSNLSNRPDSPGSSSEEPGWSQEAEKAIQSLDKQLQSEPRFQHALKDTTLPKGATARLTCLVNGYPQPKVKWLQNEKPVSESNRVTIEQHEDGLCSLVLAGLEPSDSGVYMCRASNKLGEAMCSAKLKVEI